The following are from one region of the Harpia harpyja isolate bHarHar1 chromosome 4, bHarHar1 primary haplotype, whole genome shotgun sequence genome:
- the MTLN gene encoding mitoregulin, producing MGLEVLRPRAVRWALLTAFAAGVLVGWQAGRARRRFLRWRQRRLQRRLAAAQEQLEAA from the coding sequence ATGGGGTTGGAGGTGCTGCGGCCCCGGGCCGTGCGCTGGGCGCTGCTGACCGCCTTCGCGGCCGGGGTGCTGGTGGGCTGGCAGGCGGGCCGTGCCCGCCGCCGGTTCCTCCGCTGGCGCCAGCGCCGCCTCCAGCGCCGTCTCGCCGCCgcccaggagcagctggaggcGGCTTGA